In a single window of the Litorilituus sediminis genome:
- a CDS encoding TetR/AcrR family transcriptional regulator, giving the protein MNTKQISQASHLIEQNLTERGLQILDAAQALFFQHGYDETSLAMIIDESGGSRRSIYSEFGNKQGLLLAVVKRQVIIQTHTLATINTDLPPEQALNDVCFRFVQGMFSNTIRALFRLVVQQAVNMPELGELIYQSGPMMGVTPLSQYLQGLVEQDYLQLDDCHYGARMLLEMCKGPLHTTALLLPNKVICDEEIQVQVEKAVTIFLKAHQS; this is encoded by the coding sequence ATGAACACAAAGCAAATTAGCCAAGCATCTCATCTTATCGAGCAAAATTTAACCGAGCGTGGCCTGCAAATTTTAGATGCAGCACAGGCACTCTTTTTTCAGCACGGTTATGATGAAACCTCGCTGGCTATGATTATTGATGAATCAGGTGGCTCTAGGCGTTCTATCTATAGTGAATTTGGTAATAAACAAGGATTATTGCTTGCTGTGGTAAAAAGGCAGGTGATTATTCAAACACACACACTCGCCACGATAAATACCGACTTACCGCCAGAGCAAGCGTTAAATGATGTCTGTTTTCGTTTTGTGCAAGGGATGTTTTCCAATACCATTCGTGCTTTATTTAGGTTAGTGGTGCAGCAAGCGGTAAATATGCCAGAGTTAGGTGAGCTAATTTATCAAAGTGGCCCTATGATGGGGGTAACGCCGTTATCACAATATTTACAAGGCTTAGTCGAGCAAGATTATTTGCAGTTAGATGATTGCCATTATGGCGCACGCATGCTGTTAGAAATGTGCAAAGGCCCTTTACACACAACCGCTTTGCTGTTGCCAAATAAGGTGATTTGCGATGAAGAGATTCAAGTGCAAGTAGAGAAGGCTGTTACTATTTTTCTTAAAGCACACCAAAGCTAA
- a CDS encoding Gldg family protein codes for MQPKQSAQFNMLRIAKKETALFFTSPIAYLFIGAFVALTLFIFFWGEAFFSRNIADVRPMFEWMPLLLIFLCSTLTMKLWSEERRSGTIEYVHTLSVPLWHFVVGKFLACLALLSIALLLTLPLPVTVSMIGELDWGPVISGYIAVLLLGSAYIAIGLAVSARSDNQIVSLISACIIGGLFYFIGTAAITDFFSHQSAELLRQLGTGSRFEDITRGVIDVRDLYYYISLTMVFLALNTYFLEKERWSNAENKSSKKASHHKQWQLITGLLCVNLLAANLWLSQLPQLRLDTTAGKQYSISEATEIYLAQLQEPMLIRGYFSQKTHPLLAPLVPQVKDLLKEYEVAAKGSVRVEFVDPQLHPELEEEANTKFGIKPMPFQVADRYQASIVSSYFNVLVQYGDEYKVLGFRDLIEVNARAESDVEVLLRNPEHDVTRAIKTVLQDYQSAGNLFDTVKQNLTFTGYISANDKLPEQLVEFKANISKQLNSISEKSANKLKVEFIEPEAGAGEVAKKIADDYGFQPMATSLFSDSAFYFYLTVSGGEQSVQIPLDDFSESSFERNLDAAIKRFATGFTKNVALVTPQATPYTGYGMPQASFKQLERMLGAELNVLNEDLSDGSVSGEADILMLVSPKSLDEKQLFAVDQFLMKGGTVIAATSPYSVNFTGQSLSMSAINSGLEGWLTHHGLSVDNALIMDASNAAFPIPVTRNVGGFQLQEMRMLDYPYFADVRQGLNQDNLITSELPQLTMAWSSPITLDETKEGIHFTPLITSSDNAWTSSSLDIMPKVNQLGETSYTAEGETKAHLMGVIAQGRFSSYFADKDSPLLATDESTVSDGTPDDANAQAQSENEQAEQTAQLDVSSVIKHAPDSARIILFSSNDFVQDQVLQFTGGVSQTAYLNSLQLLVNSIDWSLEDRALMSIRSRGNFNRTLPPMEHSEQLFWEYGNYVLAFTLLAGIALWDRQRRRRRQRQYLTWLTQ; via the coding sequence ATGCAGCCTAAGCAATCTGCCCAGTTTAATATGCTTCGTATCGCGAAAAAAGAAACAGCGTTATTTTTTACCTCCCCCATTGCTTATCTGTTTATTGGGGCTTTTGTTGCGCTAACACTCTTTATCTTTTTTTGGGGAGAAGCGTTTTTTTCGAGAAACATTGCCGATGTGCGGCCAATGTTTGAATGGATGCCATTGTTACTTATTTTCTTGTGTTCAACGCTGACAATGAAGCTGTGGAGTGAAGAAAGACGTAGCGGCACAATTGAATATGTTCACACCCTCTCTGTACCACTATGGCATTTCGTGGTTGGTAAATTTTTGGCATGCCTGGCACTTTTAAGCATTGCTCTTTTGCTCACACTGCCTTTACCCGTAACGGTTAGTATGATTGGCGAGCTTGACTGGGGGCCCGTTATCTCAGGGTATATTGCCGTGTTATTGTTAGGTAGTGCATATATTGCCATTGGCCTAGCTGTCTCTGCGCGAAGTGATAATCAAATTGTGAGCCTGATCAGCGCCTGTATTATTGGCGGTTTGTTCTACTTTATTGGTACTGCTGCAATTACTGACTTCTTCTCTCATCAAAGTGCTGAGTTGTTACGTCAGCTTGGTACAGGTTCTCGATTTGAAGATATAACCCGTGGCGTCATTGATGTAAGAGATCTTTATTACTATATCTCGCTTACTATGGTCTTTTTAGCGCTAAATACCTACTTTTTAGAGAAAGAGCGTTGGAGCAATGCCGAGAACAAGAGCAGCAAAAAAGCCAGCCATCATAAGCAATGGCAACTGATCACAGGTTTACTTTGTGTCAATTTACTTGCTGCTAATTTATGGTTAAGCCAACTACCGCAATTACGCTTAGATACCACGGCGGGTAAGCAGTACTCTATCTCTGAAGCGACTGAAATTTACTTAGCACAACTGCAAGAGCCGATGCTTATTCGAGGATATTTTAGTCAAAAAACGCATCCACTTTTAGCGCCACTGGTGCCACAAGTGAAAGATTTACTCAAAGAATATGAAGTGGCAGCGAAAGGTAGTGTACGTGTTGAGTTTGTTGATCCACAGTTGCATCCTGAATTGGAAGAAGAAGCGAATACTAAGTTTGGTATTAAACCTATGCCATTCCAAGTGGCCGATCGTTATCAAGCGTCCATTGTTAGTTCATATTTTAATGTATTAGTACAATATGGTGATGAGTACAAAGTCCTTGGCTTTAGAGACCTTATTGAAGTGAATGCACGTGCCGAATCTGACGTTGAGGTCTTGTTGCGTAACCCTGAACATGATGTAACACGTGCGATTAAAACCGTATTACAAGATTATCAAAGTGCAGGAAACCTTTTTGATACGGTAAAACAAAACCTCACCTTTACCGGTTATATTTCAGCAAACGACAAACTGCCAGAGCAATTAGTTGAATTTAAAGCCAATATTAGCAAGCAATTAAATAGCATTAGTGAAAAATCAGCGAATAAACTCAAGGTCGAGTTTATTGAGCCAGAAGCAGGTGCTGGTGAAGTTGCTAAAAAAATTGCCGATGACTATGGCTTTCAGCCGATGGCAACGAGCTTGTTTTCAGATAGCGCTTTCTATTTTTACTTAACGGTATCTGGCGGTGAACAAAGCGTTCAAATCCCGCTGGATGACTTTAGTGAGTCAAGCTTTGAGCGCAACTTGGATGCCGCTATCAAACGTTTTGCGACAGGCTTTACCAAAAACGTTGCCTTGGTAACGCCACAAGCCACGCCATATACTGGCTACGGTATGCCACAAGCAAGTTTTAAGCAATTAGAACGCATGCTGGGCGCTGAGTTAAATGTGTTGAATGAAGATTTATCTGATGGCTCTGTATCAGGTGAGGCAGACATTCTAATGCTAGTGTCCCCCAAATCATTAGATGAAAAGCAGCTGTTTGCTGTCGATCAGTTCTTAATGAAGGGCGGCACAGTAATCGCGGCTACATCACCTTATAGTGTTAATTTCACGGGACAAAGTCTTTCAATGTCAGCTATTAATAGTGGTCTTGAAGGTTGGCTAACCCATCATGGCTTGTCCGTTGACAATGCACTTATCATGGATGCCAGCAATGCCGCTTTCCCGATACCTGTCACGCGCAATGTAGGCGGCTTCCAATTACAAGAAATGCGTATGTTGGACTACCCCTATTTTGCTGATGTCCGTCAAGGTTTGAATCAAGATAACCTTATTACCTCAGAGTTACCTCAACTGACGATGGCATGGTCTTCACCAATTACGCTTGATGAAACTAAAGAAGGTATTCATTTTACGCCTTTAATTACCAGCTCAGATAACGCCTGGACTTCATCATCGCTAGATATCATGCCTAAAGTAAACCAGTTAGGAGAAACAAGTTATACCGCTGAAGGTGAAACCAAAGCGCACCTAATGGGGGTTATCGCACAAGGAAGATTCTCTTCTTACTTTGCTGATAAAGACTCACCGCTACTGGCTACTGATGAATCAACCGTCAGTGACGGCACACCAGATGATGCTAATGCACAAGCGCAAAGTGAAAATGAGCAAGCTGAACAGACGGCACAATTGGATGTTAGCAGTGTTATAAAACATGCGCCTGATAGTGCCCGTATTATTCTATTTAGCTCAAATGATTTTGTACAAGATCAAGTATTGCAGTTCACAGGTGGCGTATCACAAACAGCTTACTTAAATAGCCTACAGCTTCTAGTCAATTCAATTGATTGGTCACTAGAAGACAGGGCATTAATGAGCATCCGTTCACGTGGCAACTTTAATCGCACGCTGCCACCAATGGAACACAGTGAACAGCTATTTTGGGAATACGGTAACTACGTTCTAGCTTTTACCTTACTGGCAGGTATTGCCTTGTGGGATCGTCAAAGAAGAAGACGCAGACAACGCCAATACTTAACTTGGTTAACTCAATAG
- a CDS encoding ABC transporter ATP-binding protein produces the protein MLNVRNLTRSYGSFIAVDDVSFSIKKGEIIGLLGHNGAGKTTIMKIVSGYLEADGGEVSLDGISLGKNAKLLQQHLGYLPENLPVYPEMTVAEYLDYAADLKGLTANKKIAEIKRVIKATDLSAKLLAPIDTLSRGYKQRVGVAQAILGNPKLLILDEPTNGLDPEQTQHMRKLIKDIAQTATVILSTHIMQEVNALCDRVLILKSGQLVLDEKLDALQHSRHLVAETDCTDIELIKNISGVELVSEIEPGKLLVEMSKQGFSRVIGSDLSKTIIESGASLFALYPRKRDLETVFNQINSDQYVTEDKSNAKTDKEVSNAA, from the coding sequence ATGCTTAATGTGAGAAATTTAACTCGCAGCTATGGCAGTTTTATCGCTGTAGATGATGTGAGTTTTTCAATAAAAAAAGGCGAGATTATTGGTCTTTTAGGTCATAACGGTGCGGGTAAAACCACCATTATGAAAATAGTCAGTGGTTATTTGGAAGCTGATGGAGGAGAAGTATCTCTTGACGGCATTTCACTTGGCAAGAATGCAAAACTACTGCAACAACATTTGGGCTATTTACCGGAAAATCTACCTGTTTACCCTGAAATGACCGTGGCAGAATATTTAGACTATGCGGCTGATTTAAAAGGGTTAACTGCAAATAAAAAAATAGCAGAAATAAAGCGCGTAATTAAGGCAACCGATTTATCAGCCAAGTTACTTGCGCCCATTGATACGCTATCTAGAGGTTATAAGCAACGTGTCGGTGTAGCGCAAGCTATATTAGGCAACCCGAAACTGCTTATTCTTGATGAACCAACCAATGGTTTAGACCCTGAGCAAACACAACATATGCGTAAGCTGATTAAAGATATTGCGCAAACAGCAACAGTTATTTTATCAACGCATATCATGCAGGAAGTTAATGCACTATGCGACCGTGTCTTGATTCTAAAATCAGGTCAGCTGGTGCTTGATGAAAAGCTCGATGCTTTGCAACACAGCAGACACCTTGTTGCTGAAACTGACTGCACTGATATCGAACTAATCAAGAATATATCAGGCGTAGAACTTGTCAGTGAAATTGAGCCAGGAAAGCTGCTTGTGGAAATGTCCAAGCAGGGCTTTTCTCGCGTTATTGGTAGTGATCTCAGTAAAACCATTATTGAATCTGGTGCTAGTTTATTTGCCTTATACCCTAGGAAGCGCGACCTAGAAACTGTCTTTAATCAAATTAATAGCGATCAGTATGTTACGGAAGATAAGAGCAATGCAAAAACAGATAAGGAGGTGTCAAATGCAGCCTAA
- a CDS encoding efflux RND transporter periplasmic adaptor subunit, with translation MRILLITLLATLLVACNKPVEQSKKVVRPIMWTQASLSKLEQIRTLSGVVAPVEATKLSFEVNGKIQSIKVNLGDEVVKGQELARLNQQSFNLGLQSAQAKYEQAKASLADAKNTYTRYQKLIKQGVISQSGFDNAKATYDASKSAADVAKAQVDISRKNLQDSILLAPYDGIITKRLFEPSQQISAAQSVFEIEGKHGLEVRVMVPETLIQELTKDAILPIKFPVLPELAMQGRITEIGTRAESANAFPVTVVLQENSTLLRAGMTAEVEFSFEGVGRTGHRGPSIKVPLTALRAGLEQTAYVFVYNPNDSKVYKTAVQTENVLKNQVFISSGLKDGDIIATAGVAFLRDGQEVTLLDNHTQRFN, from the coding sequence ATGCGTATTCTACTAATAACTCTACTAGCAACTTTACTTGTTGCTTGTAATAAGCCCGTCGAACAAAGCAAAAAAGTGGTTAGGCCCATTATGTGGACCCAAGCATCACTATCAAAACTTGAACAAATACGTACCCTTTCAGGTGTAGTAGCCCCAGTTGAAGCCACTAAATTAAGTTTTGAGGTCAACGGCAAAATCCAAAGTATTAAGGTAAATTTAGGCGATGAGGTCGTTAAAGGACAAGAATTAGCACGCTTAAACCAGCAAAGCTTTAACCTTGGCTTGCAATCTGCCCAAGCCAAATATGAGCAAGCTAAAGCTAGCTTGGCAGACGCTAAAAATACTTACACTCGATACCAAAAACTGATCAAGCAAGGGGTTATTTCTCAATCTGGTTTTGATAATGCAAAAGCCACCTATGATGCCAGTAAAAGTGCTGCTGATGTGGCAAAAGCTCAAGTTGATATTTCCCGCAAAAATTTACAAGACAGTATTTTACTCGCTCCATACGATGGCATTATAACCAAGCGTTTATTTGAGCCTTCACAACAAATATCTGCGGCCCAATCTGTATTTGAAATTGAAGGGAAACACGGCTTAGAAGTCAGAGTAATGGTACCTGAAACCTTAATTCAAGAATTAACTAAAGATGCCATTTTACCAATTAAATTCCCTGTTTTACCTGAGCTTGCCATGCAAGGGCGTATCACTGAAATCGGTACTCGTGCCGAGTCTGCCAATGCTTTTCCTGTCACAGTAGTCTTACAAGAAAATAGCACCTTGTTACGCGCAGGTATGACGGCAGAGGTAGAGTTTTCCTTTGAGGGGGTTGGTCGTACAGGTCATAGAGGGCCGTCAATTAAAGTACCATTAACCGCCTTACGTGCAGGTTTAGAGCAAACAGCTTATGTCTTTGTTTATAACCCTAACGACAGCAAGGTATATAAAACTGCCGTACAAACAGAAAATGTATTAAAAAATCAGGTGTTTATATCTTCAGGTTTGAAAGATGGTGATATTATTGCCACCGCAGGTGTTGCCTTTTTACGTGATGGTCAAGAAGTCACCTTACTTGATAATCACACTCAGCGTTTTAACTAG
- a CDS encoding RNA polymerase factor sigma-32, protein MTTHLTPVLQNTASFDAYLSYVNSQPIVDEQQERSLFEDYQQRNDLAAAEKLVLSHLRFVAYIARSYKGYGLPLDDLVQEGTIGLMKSVKKFSLDFGVRLSSFAVHYIKAEIQEYVIKNWRLVKAATTKAKRKLFFNLRTLKSNTQWLSYKEKTEIAEQLQVSEEDVADMEAQFAQSDFYLNSSVNDEGDNNASSDFILADESEAFTATLIQQDYTDKAFKQVKSIIEKLDERSRDIIENRWLAKEKYTHKYFSEKYGVSQERIRQIEEKALTILRTKMLAITH, encoded by the coding sequence ATGACAACTCATCTAACCCCTGTGCTACAAAATACAGCTAGCTTTGATGCTTATTTATCTTATGTAAATAGCCAACCCATAGTGGATGAGCAGCAAGAAAGGTCTTTATTTGAAGACTATCAACAACGAAATGATTTAGCGGCAGCAGAAAAACTCGTGCTCTCGCATTTAAGGTTTGTCGCTTATATTGCTAGAAGCTATAAAGGCTACGGTTTACCTTTAGATGACTTAGTGCAAGAAGGGACTATTGGCTTGATGAAGTCGGTGAAGAAGTTTAGCTTAGATTTTGGCGTAAGGTTGTCTAGTTTTGCTGTGCATTACATTAAAGCTGAAATTCAAGAATATGTTATAAAGAACTGGCGTTTAGTTAAGGCGGCAACCACCAAGGCAAAGCGAAAGTTATTTTTTAATTTACGTACACTTAAGTCGAATACGCAATGGTTATCATATAAGGAAAAGACGGAAATAGCTGAGCAACTGCAAGTATCTGAAGAAGATGTTGCAGATATGGAAGCACAATTTGCCCAGTCTGACTTTTATCTTAATTCGTCAGTCAATGACGAAGGTGATAACAACGCCAGTTCAGATTTTATATTAGCAGATGAATCTGAAGCTTTTACTGCAACGTTAATTCAACAAGACTATACAGATAAAGCATTCAAACAAGTTAAATCAATAATAGAAAAACTAGACGAACGTTCAAGGGATATAATAGAAAACCGATGGTTAGCAAAAGAAAAGTACACGCACAAATATTTCTCTGAAAAATATGGTGTTTCGCAAGAACGGATTAGACAAATAGAAGAGAAAGCTTTGACTATACTCAGGACAAAAATGTTAGCAATAACTCATTAA
- a CDS encoding DUF4340 domain-containing protein → MNKQILILTAFLTLQLALAGILFFNDSNAMSRVESRLLVDVGANKLNKISITEGEETLSLIKENDRWQLESYPEITLANSKVDALTNQLANTQVSWPVTRTENSHERFKVSANDFEKQVEFTDSDGHKHTVLLGKSPSFKQLYARNLADNDVYAIEYSAYQVNVDPDSWLDKSMLSIDSIKEIKHSVVNLTKHEQSWQLAPPSALDKQQALDESSVEDFVNQLTNLSVSGIAKKTPTATNTLMVKNEQDRQYVFSFAADEQSYFVKRDDVNQWFTLAKPKYEALAKLSLDKFVSEEEQLEEEEPDVASE, encoded by the coding sequence ATGAATAAACAAATACTTATATTAACGGCATTTCTCACATTACAGCTCGCTTTAGCAGGCATACTGTTTTTTAACGATTCCAATGCCATGAGCCGTGTTGAGTCAAGACTATTGGTTGATGTGGGTGCCAATAAGCTTAATAAAATCAGCATAACAGAGGGAGAAGAAACGCTATCGCTGATAAAGGAAAATGATCGTTGGCAACTCGAAAGTTACCCGGAAATTACACTGGCAAATAGCAAGGTGGATGCGCTAACCAACCAATTAGCAAATACACAAGTTTCTTGGCCTGTCACTCGCACAGAAAATAGCCATGAACGCTTTAAGGTCAGTGCCAATGACTTTGAAAAACAAGTGGAATTTACTGACAGCGATGGACATAAACACACCGTATTGCTTGGCAAGTCACCAAGCTTTAAGCAACTTTATGCCCGAAACTTAGCTGATAATGACGTTTATGCTATTGAATACAGTGCCTATCAAGTCAATGTCGACCCTGATAGTTGGCTTGATAAGTCAATGCTGTCTATTGATAGTATCAAAGAGATAAAGCACTCAGTGGTTAATCTCACCAAGCATGAACAAAGTTGGCAATTAGCACCGCCTTCAGCGCTTGATAAACAACAAGCGCTTGATGAATCTTCTGTTGAGGATTTCGTCAATCAGTTAACTAATTTATCCGTTTCAGGTATTGCGAAAAAGACGCCTACAGCAACAAATACCTTGATGGTAAAAAATGAGCAAGATAGGCAGTACGTATTTTCATTTGCCGCTGATGAGCAAAGCTATTTTGTTAAAAGAGACGATGTTAATCAGTGGTTCACATTGGCAAAGCCTAAATATGAGGCGTTAGCAAAGTTATCATTAGACAAGTTTGTTTCAGAAGAAGAACAACTGGAGGAGGAAGAGCCTGACGTTGCATCAGAATAA
- a CDS encoding DUF2787 family protein, whose product MRIKNDVDDWRFCYITDFCYVGYGYMAELSKDLDFNFEAGVFQNLFGTYPIEQAIEMYRTWESYFMYYVEDLKVFHISIEIDS is encoded by the coding sequence ATGCGAATAAAAAACGATGTTGACGATTGGCGGTTTTGCTACATCACCGACTTTTGTTACGTTGGCTATGGCTATATGGCCGAGCTTTCCAAAGATTTAGACTTTAATTTTGAGGCTGGTGTCTTTCAGAATTTATTTGGTACTTACCCTATTGAACAAGCTATCGAAATGTACCGAACATGGGAAAGCTACTTTATGTATTACGTCGAAGACTTAAAGGTTTTTCACATATCGATTGAGATTGATAGTTAA
- a CDS encoding Hsp20 family protein has protein sequence MNSVDLTPLYRSSIGFDRLASLLDSALTSDTTPSGYPPYNIEIIDENRYAITLAVAGFSQDDLDIQVEKGVLTVRGSQGDKDESKYLYHGIANRTFERKFNLADYVEVTDADLTNGLLTIDLVKEIPEAMKPKSIAINTKAQAIEHKTDSEQKVTKANKATN, from the coding sequence ATGAACTCAGTTGATTTAACCCCTTTATACCGCAGTAGTATTGGCTTTGATCGTTTAGCGTCATTGCTCGATAGCGCATTAACGTCTGACACTACGCCAAGCGGTTACCCACCATACAATATCGAAATTATCGATGAAAACCGTTATGCAATAACACTTGCCGTTGCTGGATTTTCACAAGATGATCTTGATATTCAAGTTGAAAAAGGCGTGCTCACCGTGCGTGGTAGTCAAGGTGATAAAGATGAAAGTAAATACTTGTATCACGGCATTGCCAATCGAACTTTTGAGCGCAAATTTAACTTAGCTGATTATGTTGAAGTTACTGATGCAGACCTTACTAATGGTTTATTAACAATAGACCTAGTGAAGGAAATTCCTGAGGCAATGAAGCCAAAATCAATTGCGATTAATACTAAAGCGCAAGCGATTGAGCATAAAACTGACTCAGAGCAGAAAGTAACGAAAGCAAATAAAGCTACTAACTAA